The window AGAAAAATTCGTGATCCAGGAGAGCAAGATGAAAAATCCGTTTGCCCGACGTGATGCAGAAGACAGTGTGCGCGGCATGAACCGGCTGCCACCCGGCCAATCGCTCACGCAAAAATTCCCGGTCCTCCATTACGGTCCGGTTCCCAGAGCTAATCTGGCTGCCTGGACACTGCGCGCTTTTGGCCGGGTGGAGGAGGAAAAGGTGTGGACCTGGGAGGAGTTTAACCGGCTGCCGCGCACCAACGTGACGATGGATATCCACTGCGTCACTCGCTGGTCTAAATTCGACACCGCCTGGGAAGGCGTCTCGTTGAAAACGCTGTTGGACGCCGGCTTCATCAAGCTGAAGCCAGACGCCAACTACGTGGTGCAGCACTGCGAACACGGCTATACCACTAACACGCCGCTGGATTTAGTCTTGCAAGACAATTTTCTGTTGGCGACCCATTTTGATGGGCAGCCGCTGACGCCGGACCATGGGTATCCACTGCGCGGCGTGGTAGGCAGTTTTGCCGACCGCAGCGAACCAAAGACGGCTTATTTCTGGAAAGGGGGCAAGTGGCTGCGCGGGCTGGAGTTCCGGTCCACCGACCAGCCTGGCTTCTGGGAAAACGCCGGCTACCACAACGAAGCCGATCCCTGGACGGAGCAGCGGTTCAGCGGCGGCAATTGGCTGTCGGGACGGTGAAATTTCGGATTTTGGATTGCGGTTTTCGGAATTAGCGCAGCGAGCGGCGGGTAAAATTATCCCGCCACTCGCTGTTTGTTATTCTCGCTCGCCGATCGTGATTTGCATTTGCTGCACTTGCCCACCGCGCAAGATGCCCAGCGGCACGGCCGTTCCCACCCTATCGCCAGTCAACAAAGCCAACAGATCATCGTGGTCGCGCACTTTTTCGCCGTCCAGGGTCACAATCGTGTCGCCCAGGGTCAGGCCGGCGGCCGAAGCCGGGCTGTCTGGCTCGGCCGAGACGATGAGCAGGCCGCTTTTCTGGCCTAGCTGTTCGCGCAGGTCGTCCGGCAGGCGGACGCGCTGCGTGCTGACCCCCAGATAGCCGCGCTTCATACGGCCGTCGCTCACCAGCGCATCGGCCACACGAGACAATGTGGCTGTAGGGATCGCCAGGCTCACGCCGCCCATCAGTGCCGAGGTGTTCATACCGGCCAGACGGCCGTGCGCATCTACCAACGGCCCGCCAGAAAAACCAGGGTACATCACCACGTCGGTTTGCAGGTAACGGTCTACCTGGCCGCCCATGCGCGTGCGCCAACCGTCGCCCAGGGCGCTGACGATGCCCAGTGTGGCTTGCACCGTTTTGCCTGGACGACCCAACGCCAACACCAGATTGCCTACACCCAATTCTTGCTTGTTGCTTTCGGTGAAGGGGGTCAGGTCGGTCGCCTCGGCGCGGAGAACGGCCGTGTCCGTAGACGGATCGCGCCCTACCAATACAGCCGGGACGGTACGGCCGTCGGGCAGGCCAATCTGGATGTTATCGTCGCGGGAAACGACATGGTGGGCAGTGACAATCAGCCCATCGGCCGACCAGACGATGCCGGTGGCGGGAATGCGGCGACGGCCGTCTACGCGCACCACGCCAGCCCCGGCGGCAGCGACAGTGTGGGCCAGGGCATCGGATAGTTCAGTTAATACAATGGTCATGGGAATCTCCTTCATCTGTTATGCGTCAGGTGTGACGCGGGTTGGTGACGATGCGTGGATGATAACGAAGGCGATGGTTAGCGACATCGGCTGTTTGATGGGGTGGGACCTGGAAGAATGGGTAGGGAGGTGTGAAGTGTGAATTATGAATTGTGAAGTGGGAAGTGGGAATTTATACCCGCAAAGGTCGTAAGCTGACACTTCTGTCACCTGTCACCTTGGCAGGGTTAGAGGGTGATGAGACCCTGGCGGGTGGCGACGACGACAGCTTCGGTGCGGGATTGGGCGTTGAGTTTGCCCATGAGGGCATTGACGTGGAATTTGATGGTGTGTTCACTGACGCCCAGGTGTTGGGCGATGGCTTTGTTGGTCAGCCCCTGGGCCAGGCGTTGCAGCACTTCCAGTTCGCGGGGGGTCAGGTCATCATTGGGCAGGGCGAGGGGCGAGACGGCCGTTACCAATCCACCACTTACCGCCGGATCCAACACAATTAGCCCGTGTATGGCCGCCTGAACGGCCGCCCACAATTGGTCGGGGTCCGATTCCCGTCGCAGCAATACCCGCACACCGGATGACCAGAGAACGGCCGTTTGCCCTTCATCGGCCACCAACGCGACCACCGGCAGAGCCAGGTCTTCCCAAACCGGCAGCGTTTCCACCGCCGCCCACCCCACGTCCCAGACCACCACGTCCGGGCGCACATCCAATTCGGCCAAATCGCTGGCAAACTGGGCGCTGTTCAACTGCCCCATCACCACGCCATCTGGCTGCCCGCCCAACAAAAGCGCCAACCCCATCCGCGCCAGCGGATCATCGCCAACCAACAAAATTTGTAGTGGTTCCATATTGGGCAGGTTCGTATTCCGTGTTCGGCTCACGGCTCACGGCTTTACTAGCGCAAAGTCAACGTCACCTGGTAGGTATTCTGCGCCAGATTATATTCTTCCAATTGCAGCGCATACCACCCCGGTTGACTCAAAATAAAATCGTTAATGATTTCCGACTGGTAGGTTAGCAATTTATTGTCCGGGCTGATAAGCAGCAGCAGCAAATCGCTGCCGGTCAGTGAGGTGGTTTGCACGCTAACCATTTGCTCGGCGGCAGCGTTGAAGAACCAGACATGGGTCATGGCGTCATCAATTGTACCGGTCTGCGCGACTCCAGATTGTAGAATACCCATCGGCCGAAAATCGCCCGATTCGTCCCAGAGCGCCAGGTAATAGCGCCCGGCTTCGCCGCCAGCCGCATACACCTGAATCACGTACTCACCATCGGCGGTGGGATTGAGGGGCAGCGATTCTACCTGGCCGGCTGGAGCCTGATTTTGCTCTGTTACTTGCGCGCCGGTGGGCGAAAACAGCCGAAGACCAGGATTTAAATTCGGCTCGGCGATGACGCTGACGGTAATCGGCTCACCGGCTTCCAGAAAAATAGTCCAATTGTGGCTTTCGTTAGCGGCCAGGTCGTCCGTGAAGGCATCGTAATAACTGATTTCGCCACGGTCGGTGACGGTGGGGAGGGCGGGGATGGTCGCCGTGCTGCCCGGCGGCACGGCCGTTGTGCCGGGCACGGCCGTTGTGCCGGGCAAGGGCGTCAGGAGGGGGGTGGGCGTAAGCACCGCGCCCGGAGGAGGGCCGGTCTCCTGCCCATTGGTCAGGGTTGGCGTAAACGTAATGCCAACCTCTTCTTCTTTTTCCGGCATCAGCGTGGGCGTGACGTTGGGGGAAACGGCCGTTGGCACAAACACTGTCGGGAATTCCGGTACGGCCGTTGGTGGTTCTTCCACCGATTCTGGCGGTTCAAACCCATCTTCGGTGGGCGCGGCCGCCGGCGTCGCTTCGCTCTGGGGCGCATCCAACCCGGATGGCGTCAGCGTGACGCGGGCGAGTTGGCTAGGGCTGATCAGCTTTGTTACATCCAGATACCAGAACTCTTTAAGCACGGCCTGCTTGCCGCAGCCGATCGGCCCCTGCCAATGCTGCACCCTGCCCAACACTGTCATCGTCAGGCCAGGCGGAAACAATTCGTACAGTGGGCCATCAAAACCACCGGCCTGAAGCAGCGCGTCGCCATCTTGCACCGTCCAGGTCGTTGGTCCGGGATGCGGATCAGACCCACACACCAGGCGCGGCAAACGGCCAAACTGCCCCGTCACCTGCACCAACGCGCCTTCAAAAAACTCCGGGTTTTCCAGCAAGTCGGGCAAACTAATCGGAATGCCCTGCGCGCCTATCGGCACGACCGGCAGCGCGCCCAGCGCCGGCACAGTGGGAAAAGGCGTCGGGGTTGGTTTTTCGCTGCTCTGGCAGCCAACGAGCCAGACCACCAGAAGCAGCAGGAGCAGCAGCAGATGTTTTTTCATAAAGTTAAAGGTTTTGTCTGCCCGGCAAACAGGTTATGATCGCGCCGAAGCAGACCTTTTATGGCCTAATGATACCAGAAGCACGCATGAGAGAGGAATGAAACATGGATTATGACGACGAAGTTTACGGTTCCATGAGAATTGAGGAGCCAGTTCTGCTGGATTTGCTGGCTTCGGCCACGCTAACCCGGCTGAAAGGGGTACTGCAACATGGGGTTAGCGGCCTCATTGGCGTGACTAAGCCGGTGACGCGCTTCGAGCATTCGGTAGGGGCCATGCTGCTGGTGCGCCGCCTGGGGGGATCGCTGGAAGAGCAAATCGCCGCTCTGCTGCACGACGCCAGTCATACCGCCTTTAGCCATGTCATAGATTATGTCTTCGACGGCCACGACAGCCAAAGCTACCACGATGAACGGAAAGAAGAATTCCTGGCGCAAACCGACACGCCGGACATTCTGGCCTGGCATGGTTATGATTGGCGCGATTTTTTGCACGAGGAGAACTTTCCGCTGTTAGAACAGCCCTCGCCGCGGCTGTGCGCCGACCGGCTGGATTATTTTTTGCGCGATGCGCGGGGGTTAGGGCTGGCAACGGCCGTCCACATCCAAACCGCGCTCGACCACCTGGCCAGGGTAGGCGGCCGTATTGCCGCCACCAGCCTGACCGCCGCCCAATGGCTCGGCTACACCTTCATTGCCGCCGACGACGCCAGTTGGGCCAACTTCCGCGAAGTGGGGTTGTATGAGCTGACCGCCCAGGCCATTCGGCGCGGGTTGCACATCGGCGCTATCAGCGAAGCCGACATCTGGGGGACTGATGTCCCGTTTTGGGCCAAACTCCACGCCCACCCGGACGCCGGGCTGCAAGCTACGCTGCGCCTGGTTCACCCAGACACCAGCTTTGCCTGGGATGAAGCGAATCCCACCTTTTGCGTCAGCACCAAGCTGCGGGCGAGTGACCCGGATGTGTGGTTGGATAACGGCCGTCTCGTCCCCCTGTCTGTGCTGGACCCCGATTTTGCCCGCCACCGGGCGACCTATCTGCACAGCAAACAAGGCAAATGGCCGATGCGCGTTATCCCGCCGGCCACATAGGCGCCGGCCCAAACGATTGTGATTATAAACTGTTTCAGTTAGCATATTGCCTTTTCTTCGCCAATTCATTACAATAAGTTCATTATCCCAACCAGACAAGGCAAAACCATGAGCGGGACGTTGAACGGCACGTTAGACGAAATTGACCGGGCGCTGCTGACCTATTTGCAGGAAGATGCGCGTATCAGCAATGCGGAATTGGCGCGGCGCGTGGACCTTTCGCCCCCTGGCCTGCAAAAGCGCATTCGCAAATTGGAAGAAGCAGGCGTCATTGACAGGTACGTGACCCTGGTGAACCACGAAGCGGTGGGCTACGATATGATGTGCATTGTGCAGGTGACGTTGGCGCGCCACGACCCCACAGCCGTCGCTGCCTTTCGCCGCGCCATCCAGAACATGCCCGAAGTATTAGAAGGCTACCACCTCACCGGCGAATCCGATTACCTGCTCAAAGTCATTGTGCGCAACCGCAAACACCTGGAGCAGTTTATCCTGGAAACCCTGACCCCCATTCCCGGCATGGACAAAATCCACACCAGCCTCGTCCTCAGCGAGATCAAAACGACAACGGCCGTGCCCCTGTAGAAGTATGAATTGTGAATTGTGAAGTAAGCGACAATTCGCAATTGACAATTGACAATTATGATTCTTCCCGCTCCCACCCACTCCCTCGTCCTGGCCGATTGGACCCACACCATGAGCCGCTCCGTGCTGCGGCAGATGATTGCCGTCACCTCGCGGCCGGGCATTTTGTCTTTTGCCGGCGGGCTGCCCGATCCGGCGCTGTTCCCAACGGCCGATTACGCCGCGGCGCTGCAAAGCGTGTTGGCCGCCGACCCCAAGGCGCTGCAATACGGCCCACCGCTCGCCTCCCTGAAAGCCCACATCGTTGGCCTGATGGCCGAACGCGGCGTAACCTGCACACCAGAGCAGGTCTTTCTGACCACCGGCGCGCAGCAAGGGCTGGACATCCTCACCCGACTGTTTCTGAACCCTGGCGGCGAGGTGCTGCTGGAACAGATAGTCTATCCCGGCATTCAGCAGACCATCGCCCCCTACCGTCCGCACATTTTGCCCATCGCCACCAACCTGGAAACGGGCCTGGACGTGGACGCAGTGGCGGGTTATCTGGCGGAGGGCGCGCGCCCGGCCTTTTTGTATGTCATCCCCGACGCCCACAACCCTCTGGGCGTCAGCGTCAGCCCGCAAAAGCGGCAGCGGTTGGTGGAATTGGCCCGCGCCTACGGCCTGCCCATCGTTGAAGATGATCCGTATGGCTTCTTGCATTACGATGCCCACAGCGAACCGCCGCTGCGCGCTTTAGATGACGAATGGGTCTTTTACCTCGGCTCGTTTTCCAAGATTTTGGCCCCGGCCTTGCGCCTGGGTTGGATGATTGCCCCGGAAGCGTTGATAGCCAAGCTGACCGTCATCAAAGAGGCGGGCGATTTGGAATCGTCGGCGCTGACACAGCGGGCGGTGGCCGCCTATCTGGACGCCGGGCTGCTGCCGGCCCACCTGGAGATGCTGCGGGGTGAATACGGCCGTCGCCGCGACGCCATGCTGCAAGCCCTCTACCGCCATTTCCCGGCCGAAGCTCAGTGGACGGTCCCATCGGGCGGGATGTTTGTTTGGGTGGAACTGGCGGCCGGGATGGATACGACGGCGCTGCTGGAAACGGCCGTCACCCAATCGCAGGTCGCCTTCATCCCCGGCGCAGCCTTCACCATACCCGGCCACACTGCGCCCAACTGTCTGCGCCTCAACTTCTCCAACTGCACCCCAGACCTCATCGAAGAAGGCATCGCCCGCCTGGCGAACATCATTCAGCAAGCAAGCGAGTAGCGAACAGCGGGTGGTGATTTTTGCGCACTGCCCGAAATTCGCCGCCTTTATTCCCCGTTTACAAGCGATGGCGCACGTTCTAACTCTGCGTCTCTGCGCCTCTGCGTCAAATTTATTTCAGGAGAATGAGTTATGTCAGAAGATTTCATGCCGATTAAAGGAATGGACCATGTGGAGTTTTACGTGGGCAATGCCCGGCAGGCGGCGCATTTTTACCGCACCGGCTTTGGCTTTGTCCACACCGCCTACAGCGGCCTGGAAACGGGCAACCGCGAAACGGCCTCTTACGTGATGGAGCAGGGGGCCATCCGCCTGGTACTCACCGCCGCGCTGGGTCCAGACCACGCCATCGCCCGCCACGCCCATCTGCACGGCGACGGGGTGGGAATCATCGCCATGAGCGTGCCCGACGCCGCCGCCGCCTACCGCGAGACGACAAAACGGGGGGCGACGGGGGCAATCCCGCCAACGGCCGTTGAAGATGAGTTTGGCGTCTATCGCTACAGCGCCATCCGCGCCTACGGTGAGACGCTCATCAAATTTGTGGATCGCAGCGACTATCATGGCCCATTTGCACCAGGCTACGCGGCGCGCAGTGGTCTGGCCTTAGCAGAAAATGGCAAGGGCAAGTTTAGCCACAAGGGGATCGGTCTGGCGCATATTGACCACATTGTGGGCAACGTGGAATTGGGGGCAATGAACCGCTGGGTGGCCTTTTTTGCCAACACCATGGGCTTCTCGCAGCTTGTTCACTTCGATGACGCGGATATTTCCACCGAATATTCAGCGCTGATGTCTAAAGTGATGCAAGACGGCACGGGCAAAGTGAAATTTCCCATCAATGAACCGGCCGAGGGCAAGAAGAAGTCGCAGATTCAGGAGTATCTGGATTATTACTATGGGCCGGGCGTGCAGCATTTGGCGTTGTCTACCGGGGATATTCTAACGGCCGTGTCCCAACTGCGTGACAATGGCATCGAATTCCTGCGCGTGCCCGGCGTCTATTACGAAGAGCTGGAAAGCCGCGTCGGTCGCATCAACGAACCGATTGACAAACTGGCCGAATTGGGTGTATTGGTGGACCGGGATGAGGAAGGCTACCTGCTGCAAATCTTCACCAAACCGGTCGAGGACCGCCCCACCATCTTTTACGAGATCATCGAACGGCACGGCAGCCGCGGCTTCGGCAAAGGCAACTTCAAAGCCCTCTTCGAGTCCATCGAACGCGAACAAGCCCTGCGCGGCAATTTATAGAAGAATGGGACGCGGATGAACGCAGATGCAGCGGATGGGCGCGGATTTTTTAATGAAGGGAGCTGCTCGTTAACAGATCGTTGAGGAAGTAAAATTGGACGCAAATTTTCATTGATGCGCAGCGAATATTGATTTATGACAACTTATCAGCGAAAATCCACCGCATCCGCGTTTGTCTGCGCCCAATGAAAGCCACACAGGGCAACTCCTAAACTACCTCAAAGCTACACAAATTGAAGTGGGATTGTTGTTAAACTTTGGCCCAGATCCTCAGTTCAAGCGCAAAGCCTTTTCCAACGAACACAAAACCTACGTCGCAAAAAATCCGCGATAATCCGCTGTACCCGCGTTCATCCGCGTCTAATTCTGGAGGAAAACGAACATGACTTTTTATTACCGAATGGGGGAGATCCCGCATAAGCGGCATACGCAGTTTCGGCAGGCGGACGGCCGTCTATACCATGAAGAAGTGATGGGCATTCATGGTTTTGCCGGGATACAGTCTATTTTGTACCACCTGCACCCGCCAACGGCCGTAGCCCGCATCCCAGAAGCCCTTCCCGCCCACATCACCTATGAAGAGGGTGGCCCGCTGCGGCCACGCCATCTGCGCGCCGCGCCGGTGGCCGAAGGGGGGAATGCGGTAGACGGCCGTATCCCCCTGATGGGCAACAGCGACGTGGTTCTGTACGTCGGCCGACCGACCGAAGCCATGCCCTATTGGTACAAATTCGCCCATGGCGACGACGTGATTTTTGTCCACGATGGGACCGGGCTGCTGGAAAGCCAGTTCGGCGGGCTGCGCTACCGACCCGGCGATTATCTGGTCATCCCTACCGGCGTCCTGTGGCGGCTAGTTCCCGACGAAGGCGTATCTCAGCGCATGTTGTTCATCGAATCCTACGGTCATGTCACCCCGCCCAAACGTTACATCAACAACTACGGCCAATTCCTGGAAAACTCGCCCTACTGCGAGCGCGACATCCGCACACCAGAGACGCTTATCACTCACGACGAACAGGGCGAATTTGAAGTGCGCGTCAAGGCGCGGGGCAGCATCAACCGTTTCATCTACAACCACCACCCGCTGGACGTGGTGGGCTGGGACGGCCACCTGTGGCCCTTCGCCTTCAATATCGAAGATTTCGAGCCGATTACCGGCCGCGTCCACCAGCCACCGCCGGTCCACCAGACCTTCGATGGGCCGGGCTTTGTGGTTTGCTCCTTTGTGCCGCGTATGTTCGATTACCATCCGCTGGCGATTCCCGCACCCTACAACCATTCCAACGTGGATTCCGACGAGGTGTTGTATTACGTGGAAGGGGACTTTATGTCACGCAAGGGCATCGAACGCGCCTCGCTGACCATTCATCCCAACGGCATTCCGCATGGACCACACCCCGGCACGTATGAAGGCTCCATCGGCAAGGAGCGCACGGAAGAGCTGGCGGTGATGGTGGACACCTTCCGACCGCTGCGGCTGACAACGGCCGTCAGCCATATGGAAGACGAAGGCTACGCTTATAGCTGGCTGCCCGGTAAGCACGGTTAAACAGCATCAGTAAATCTCAATTTGAAATCCAGCCGTAGGGGCGGGACAACATTTTTGCCAATCACCAATGCCTGGCCTCCCGCCCGTCTCGCCTCTCTTTGGGTCCCATTGGGCGAGACGGCGCGGGAAAATGCCGTTCGCTGCGGCTGCTACCTGTCCGCGCCGTCCCGCCCCTACTAGCACACCAGGGCAAATTGAGAATTACTGAGACAGCAAGGGTGGCCGGCAGCAAGCAGCGGGTGTGGACCGGCTGCCCGCCGTTTGCCACCGGGCAAATGCCACTTTCGCATTGAAGAGCGCTCTCAGGTTTGGTATGCTTATGGTAGCTGATAAGGTGGCATCTTATGCGAAATATACTGAGTCTGATTGTAACAATCTTGCTTTTTGCCCTGGTGGGCGTGGTTATTATTGGTGTGGTGATTGCCTGGGCGTTGGGGTTGGGCTGGCTTCTCAGTCTGATTGTGCCGTTCAGTTGGTTCGAGGCGACCCTGTTGTCGTTGATTGTTTCGATTGTGGTGGGGTATATAGCCATGCGCGTTCTGCTCTCTACGCCCCCCTTCCCAACCGCCAACGACTATACGCCGTCTAGCACTTTCGTGGTAGACGAAACCATCCCCCTGGAACGCTTTGCCGAAAGCGAAGAAGGGATGAGCGACGAAGCGTGGTTCCGCTTTGAGATAGCTAACCACATTTACGAAGACCTGCTGGACATGGACCACGACCTGCCGATGGGCGCGGCGCAGCAAAAAGAGTTAGCCATCCGCCTGACCGATATTGCCGTCGCTGTTTTGAAAGGGCGTAAACCGAGTCGGCGCAATCGGCAGGTGCGCATAACGGTGGCGCAAATGCGCAAGGAATTAGAAGCAATAGGGCAGCAGCCGTATGACACAGATATCCTGGAAACGGCCGTTGCCACCGTCAATACCCGCTTATCCTACGACGAAGACATGGCCGACGTGGTGCTAAACAACACCTGGGCCTCACTGGATTAACGCGATGATTATCATTCCAACCAATCTCAACAATCAGGAGCGGTATAAACTGGTCATCGGCTCCATTGTGCCGCGCCCCATCGCCTGGGTCAGCACAATGGACGCGGCCGGTAATTTGAACCTGGCGCCGTTTAGCTATTTTACGGCCGTAGCCACCGACCCCATGACCCTGCTCTTTTGCCCCGGCTGGTCATCTGTTCGCAATAAAATGAAAGACACACTAGACAATATCCGCCAGGTACCGGAGTTTGTCATCAACATTCCCGACGAGACCACCAAAGAAGCGATGAACCTGACGGCCACCGAGTTTCCACACGGTGTTAACGAGTTTGAATGGGCCGGAGTGACGCCAACAGCCAGCCAGACCATCCGCGTGCCGCGGGTGGCCGAAGCGCCTATCGCCTTTGAATGTACATTGCAGCAAATTGTGGTGATCAAAGAAGGGCCTGGCGGCGGCGCGGCCGTTTTTGGCGAAGTACAGGCCATGTATGTGCGCGACGAGGTAATGGAAAACGGCCGTATCCTGCCCGCCAAACTCCAACCCATCGGCCGTCTGGCCGGTAACACCTACGCCCACATCAACGACCTGTTCGAGATGCGCCGCATGCCGCCACCGGCAGAGGAATGAGGAACGAGGGACGCTCCTGGTAGCCGTAAGCCGTAAGCCGTATTCCGTACTGATAACTGGTGACTGAATACTGAATACTGATTAGCGCTACTCGTTCTGCGATGGCATTCCGGCCAGAAGCATCACCAAATCGTCGGCATCGAACAGGTAACTTTCGCCGCAGAAATGGCAGTTGACTACCGCTTCCCCTTCGCTGGCTAACAGATCCTCCAACCCGGCCCGGCCCAGGTTGATGAGCGCCTGCTCCGAACGCTCCTGGCTGCAATTACACTGGTAGAGTAACGGCCGTTTCTCCAACACCTCATAGGCCATGCCCGTAAAAATCAGGGCCAGCAAATCTTCCGGCTTCTCCCCCTCGTACAGCAGCTTTTCGATAGGCGGCAGGGCGCGCACCCGATCAATCAACTGTTGGATGCTTTTTTCCTCGTAAGGCGGCAGCGCCTGAAGCAAAAAGCCAGACGACGCGATAATCTGGCCCGTCTCGTCCGTGAGCGCCCCAATTTCCACCGCCGACAACACTTGCTCCGACTGATTGAGGAAAAAGGTGAGGTCGGCGTCCACCGTGCCGGTTTGCAAAGGCACCACGCTTTCCACCGGCTCCTTCAACTTTAAGTCGCGCACCACGGTCAGGAAACCAATATCGCCCACCGCGCCGCCGACGTTGTGCTGCCCGTTGACCACCGGTAAGTTTAGCTGCGGATTGCCCACGTAGCCGCGTATACGGCCGTAAGCGTCCGACTCCACCAACAATTTTTCCAGCGGCCCGTCCCCTTCCAGCTTAATGGCAACTCGCTGCCCAATCTTGAGCAATGCGCCCATCAGCGCGCCGCCGGTCAGTCCGCGCGCCAGGGCAGCGGCGGCCGTCGGCGCTGCCT of the Candidatus Leptovillus gracilis genome contains:
- a CDS encoding sulfite oxidase-like oxidoreductase; translation: MKNPFARRDAEDSVRGMNRLPPGQSLTQKFPVLHYGPVPRANLAAWTLRAFGRVEEEKVWTWEEFNRLPRTNVTMDIHCVTRWSKFDTAWEGVSLKTLLDAGFIKLKPDANYVVQHCEHGYTTNTPLDLVLQDNFLLATHFDGQPLTPDHGYPLRGVVGSFADRSEPKTAYFWKGGKWLRGLEFRSTDQPGFWENAGYHNEADPWTEQRFSGGNWLSGR
- a CDS encoding flavin reductase family protein, with the translated sequence MIIIPTNLNNQERYKLVIGSIVPRPIAWVSTMDAAGNLNLAPFSYFTAVATDPMTLLFCPGWSSVRNKMKDTLDNIRQVPEFVINIPDETTKEAMNLTATEFPHGVNEFEWAGVTPTASQTIRVPRVAEAPIAFECTLQQIVVIKEGPGGGAAVFGEVQAMYVRDEVMENGRILPAKLQPIGRLAGNTYAHINDLFEMRRMPPPAEE
- the hppD gene encoding 4-hydroxyphenylpyruvate dioxygenase, whose protein sequence is MSEDFMPIKGMDHVEFYVGNARQAAHFYRTGFGFVHTAYSGLETGNRETASYVMEQGAIRLVLTAALGPDHAIARHAHLHGDGVGIIAMSVPDAAAAYRETTKRGATGAIPPTAVEDEFGVYRYSAIRAYGETLIKFVDRSDYHGPFAPGYAARSGLALAENGKGKFSHKGIGLAHIDHIVGNVELGAMNRWVAFFANTMGFSQLVHFDDADISTEYSALMSKVMQDGTGKVKFPINEPAEGKKKSQIQEYLDYYYGPGVQHLALSTGDILTAVSQLRDNGIEFLRVPGVYYEELESRVGRINEPIDKLAELGVLVDRDEEGYLLQIFTKPVEDRPTIFYEIIERHGSRGFGKGNFKALFESIEREQALRGNL
- a CDS encoding PLP-dependent aminotransferase family protein — encoded protein: MILPAPTHSLVLADWTHTMSRSVLRQMIAVTSRPGILSFAGGLPDPALFPTADYAAALQSVLAADPKALQYGPPLASLKAHIVGLMAERGVTCTPEQVFLTTGAQQGLDILTRLFLNPGGEVLLEQIVYPGIQQTIAPYRPHILPIATNLETGLDVDAVAGYLAEGARPAFLYVIPDAHNPLGVSVSPQKRQRLVELARAYGLPIVEDDPYGFLHYDAHSEPPLRALDDEWVFYLGSFSKILAPALRLGWMIAPEALIAKLTVIKEAGDLESSALTQRAVAAYLDAGLLPAHLEMLRGEYGRRRDAMLQALYRHFPAEAQWTVPSGGMFVWVELAAGMDTTALLETAVTQSQVAFIPGAAFTIPGHTAPNCLRLNFSNCTPDLIEEGIARLANIIQQASE
- a CDS encoding response regulator transcription factor — protein: MEPLQILLVGDDPLARMGLALLLGGQPDGVVMGQLNSAQFASDLAELDVRPDVVVWDVGWAAVETLPVWEDLALPVVALVADEGQTAVLWSSGVRVLLRRESDPDQLWAAVQAAIHGLIVLDPAVSGGLVTAVSPLALPNDDLTPRELEVLQRLAQGLTNKAIAQHLGVSEHTIKFHVNALMGKLNAQSRTEAVVVATRQGLITL
- a CDS encoding trypsin-like peptidase domain-containing protein, which encodes MTIVLTELSDALAHTVAAAGAGVVRVDGRRRIPATGIVWSADGLIVTAHHVVSRDDNIQIGLPDGRTVPAVLVGRDPSTDTAVLRAEATDLTPFTESNKQELGVGNLVLALGRPGKTVQATLGIVSALGDGWRTRMGGQVDRYLQTDVVMYPGFSGGPLVDAHGRLAGMNTSALMGGVSLAIPTATLSRVADALVSDGRMKRGYLGVSTQRVRLPDDLREQLGQKSGLLIVSAEPDSPASAAGLTLGDTIVTLDGEKVRDHDDLLALLTGDRVGTAVPLGILRGGQVQQMQITIGERE
- a CDS encoding HD domain-containing protein, with the protein product MDYDDEVYGSMRIEEPVLLDLLASATLTRLKGVLQHGVSGLIGVTKPVTRFEHSVGAMLLVRRLGGSLEEQIAALLHDASHTAFSHVIDYVFDGHDSQSYHDERKEEFLAQTDTPDILAWHGYDWRDFLHEENFPLLEQPSPRLCADRLDYFLRDARGLGLATAVHIQTALDHLARVGGRIAATSLTAAQWLGYTFIAADDASWANFREVGLYELTAQAIRRGLHIGAISEADIWGTDVPFWAKLHAHPDAGLQATLRLVHPDTSFAWDEANPTFCVSTKLRASDPDVWLDNGRLVPLSVLDPDFARHRATYLHSKQGKWPMRVIPPAT
- the hslO gene encoding Hsp33 family molecular chaperone HslO; the encoded protein is MNTEYQTRSIVEDYLIRVIARETGVRGLACVTTHLANEAARRHEAAPTAAAALARGLTGGALMGALLKIGQRVAIKLEGDGPLEKLLVESDAYGRIRGYVGNPQLNLPVVNGQHNVGGAVGDIGFLTVVRDLKLKEPVESVVPLQTGTVDADLTFFLNQSEQVLSAVEIGALTDETGQIIASSGFLLQALPPYEEKSIQQLIDRVRALPPIEKLLYEGEKPEDLLALIFTGMAYEVLEKRPLLYQCNCSQERSEQALINLGRAGLEDLLASEGEAVVNCHFCGESYLFDADDLVMLLAGMPSQNE
- a CDS encoding Lrp/AsnC family transcriptional regulator gives rise to the protein MSGTLNGTLDEIDRALLTYLQEDARISNAELARRVDLSPPGLQKRIRKLEEAGVIDRYVTLVNHEAVGYDMMCIVQVTLARHDPTAVAAFRRAIQNMPEVLEGYHLTGESDYLLKVIVRNRKHLEQFILETLTPIPGMDKIHTSLVLSEIKTTTAVPL
- a CDS encoding homogentisate 1,2-dioxygenase, with translation MTFYYRMGEIPHKRHTQFRQADGRLYHEEVMGIHGFAGIQSILYHLHPPTAVARIPEALPAHITYEEGGPLRPRHLRAAPVAEGGNAVDGRIPLMGNSDVVLYVGRPTEAMPYWYKFAHGDDVIFVHDGTGLLESQFGGLRYRPGDYLVIPTGVLWRLVPDEGVSQRMLFIESYGHVTPPKRYINNYGQFLENSPYCERDIRTPETLITHDEQGEFEVRVKARGSINRFIYNHHPLDVVGWDGHLWPFAFNIEDFEPITGRVHQPPPVHQTFDGPGFVVCSFVPRMFDYHPLAIPAPYNHSNVDSDEVLYYVEGDFMSRKGIERASLTIHPNGIPHGPHPGTYEGSIGKERTEELAVMVDTFRPLRLTTAVSHMEDEGYAYSWLPGKHG